Proteins found in one Onychomys torridus chromosome 21, mOncTor1.1, whole genome shotgun sequence genomic segment:
- the Nrxn1 gene encoding neurexin-1 isoform X29 yields the protein MGSALVQRGGCFLLCLSLLLLGCWAELGSGLEFPGAEGQWTRFPKWNACCESEMSFQLKTRSARGLVLYFDDEGFCDFLELILTRGGRLQLSFSIFCAEPATLLADTPVNDGAWHSVRIRRQFRNTTLYIDQAEAKWVEVKSKRRDMTVFSGLFVGGLPPELRAAALKLTLASVREREPFKGWIRDVRVNSSQALPVDSGEVKLDDEPPNSGGGSPCEAGDEGEGGVCLNGGVCSVVDDQAVCDCSRTGFRGKDCSQGLAHLMMGDQGMGSAPSPLCFQCVLVL from the coding sequence ATGGGGTCGGCGCTGGTCCAGCGCGGGGGCTGCTTTCTCCTATGCCTgtcgctgctgctgctgggctgcTGGGCCGAGCTGGGCAGCGGGCTGGAGTTCCCGGGTGCCGAGGGTCAGTGGACGCGCTTCCCCAAGTGGAATGCCTGCTGCGAGAGCGAGATGAGCTTCCAGCTGAAGACACGCAGCGCCCGCGGCCTCGTGCTCTACTTCGACGACGAGGGCTTCTGTGACTTCCTGGAGCTCATCCTGACCCGCGGCGGGCGCCTGCAGCTCAGCTTCTCTATCTTCTGCGCCGAGCCTGCCACGCTGCTGGCGGACACGCCGGTCAACGACGGGGCGTGGCACAGCGTGCGCATCCGCCGCCAGTTCCGCAACACCACGCTCTACATCGACCAGGCCGAGGCCAAGTGGGTGGAGGTCAAGTCCAAGCGCAGGGACATGACAGTCTTCAGCGGGCTTTTCGTCGGGGGGCTGCCCCCCGAACTGCGAGCCGCTGCGCTCAAGCTCACCCTGGCCTCGGTGAGGGAGCGAGAGCCCTTCAAGGGCTGGATCCGCGACGTCCGGGTCAACTCGTCGCAGGCTCTGCCCGTGGACAGCGGCGAGGTCAAGCTGGACGACGAGCCGCCCAACAGCGGCGGGGGGAGCCCGTGCGAGGCGGGCGACGAGGGCGAGGGCGGTGTGTGCCTCAACGGAGGCGTATGCTCTGTGGTCGACGACCAGGCGGTGTGCGACTGCTCGAGGACCGGCTTCCGCGGCAAGGACTGCAGCCAAG
- the Nrxn1 gene encoding neurexin-1 isoform X30, producing the protein MGSALVQRGGCFLLCLSLLLLGCWAELGSGLEFPGAEGQWTRFPKWNACCESEMSFQLKTRSARGLVLYFDDEGFCDFLELILTRGGRLQLSFSIFCAEPATLLADTPVNDGAWHSVRIRRQFRNTTLYIDQAEAKWVEVKSKRRDMTVFSGLFVGGLPPELRAAALKLTLASVREREPFKGWIRDVRVNSSQALPVDSGEVKLDDEPPNSGGGSPCEAGDEGEGGVCLNGGVCSVVDDQAVCDCSRTGFRGKDCSQGTRSLQQWEEDSSYLK; encoded by the coding sequence ATGGGGTCGGCGCTGGTCCAGCGCGGGGGCTGCTTTCTCCTATGCCTgtcgctgctgctgctgggctgcTGGGCCGAGCTGGGCAGCGGGCTGGAGTTCCCGGGTGCCGAGGGTCAGTGGACGCGCTTCCCCAAGTGGAATGCCTGCTGCGAGAGCGAGATGAGCTTCCAGCTGAAGACACGCAGCGCCCGCGGCCTCGTGCTCTACTTCGACGACGAGGGCTTCTGTGACTTCCTGGAGCTCATCCTGACCCGCGGCGGGCGCCTGCAGCTCAGCTTCTCTATCTTCTGCGCCGAGCCTGCCACGCTGCTGGCGGACACGCCGGTCAACGACGGGGCGTGGCACAGCGTGCGCATCCGCCGCCAGTTCCGCAACACCACGCTCTACATCGACCAGGCCGAGGCCAAGTGGGTGGAGGTCAAGTCCAAGCGCAGGGACATGACAGTCTTCAGCGGGCTTTTCGTCGGGGGGCTGCCCCCCGAACTGCGAGCCGCTGCGCTCAAGCTCACCCTGGCCTCGGTGAGGGAGCGAGAGCCCTTCAAGGGCTGGATCCGCGACGTCCGGGTCAACTCGTCGCAGGCTCTGCCCGTGGACAGCGGCGAGGTCAAGCTGGACGACGAGCCGCCCAACAGCGGCGGGGGGAGCCCGTGCGAGGCGGGCGACGAGGGCGAGGGCGGTGTGTGCCTCAACGGAGGCGTATGCTCTGTGGTCGACGACCAGGCGGTGTGCGACTGCTCGAGGACCGGCTTCCGCGGCAAGGACTGCAGCCAAG